One Psychrobacillus glaciei genomic region harbors:
- the dacB gene encoding D-alanyl-D-alanine carboxypeptidase/D-alanyl-D-alanine endopeptidase, whose amino-acid sequence MRRIWRKPLVSIIALFIVIGSVFFPVTVDSNVEAATSYTNLKNTINNIMMDSRMRNASTSVTIRKASTGEVVYQYEADKEITPASSLKLLTGAAALDTLGENYRFSTAVLTDGKVRNGILNGNLYIRGQGDPTLLKTQLNSFADSLVKQGIKQISGNLVGDDTWFDTVRLSAGILEEDEPYYYAAPISALTLSPNDDFDAGSVIVEAKPATNGYATKVTLTPLTSVLQVVNNSKTVPKGNKSTLKITRQVGANKVVITGNSPMGSSGAKEWISVTNPTLYTLDVFKRSIVEKGITFATSSKVLQGKTPERAHTLLSRKSMPLKELIVPFMKLSNNTHAEMLAKEMGKVTYGVGSWDAGLKVMREYGDSIGLDSSKWNFEDASGMSYSNKTTSGQLSHLLYVVRSEPWYNTYMKSLPIAGEPERFIGGTLRNRLKMAPAKGNIIAKTGSLENIKSLAGYAKTKDGETLIFTILTENAKTSTIPVIDQIATAITNFN is encoded by the coding sequence GTGAGAAGAATTTGGCGAAAACCTTTAGTAAGTATAATTGCTTTATTTATAGTAATTGGATCAGTATTTTTTCCTGTAACAGTCGATTCTAATGTTGAGGCAGCAACTTCCTATACGAACTTAAAAAATACGATTAACAATATAATGATGGATAGTAGAATGAGAAATGCTTCGACTAGTGTCACGATTCGAAAGGCATCTACTGGAGAAGTGGTGTACCAGTATGAGGCGGATAAAGAAATTACTCCAGCGTCATCACTTAAATTGTTAACTGGCGCTGCAGCACTAGATACACTTGGTGAAAATTATCGTTTTTCTACAGCTGTTTTAACTGATGGCAAAGTGAGGAATGGAATATTAAATGGTAATTTGTATATACGCGGTCAAGGAGATCCGACTTTATTGAAAACACAGTTGAATAGCTTTGCAGATAGTTTAGTGAAGCAAGGAATTAAACAGATTTCTGGGAATTTAGTCGGTGATGACACGTGGTTTGACACTGTTCGATTGTCAGCAGGTATTTTAGAAGAGGATGAGCCTTACTATTATGCGGCACCGATATCCGCATTAACACTTTCACCAAATGACGATTTTGATGCAGGATCTGTTATTGTTGAAGCAAAACCAGCAACTAATGGATACGCTACGAAAGTAACGTTAACTCCCTTAACGAGTGTATTACAAGTAGTGAATAATTCTAAAACAGTTCCTAAAGGAAACAAAAGTACGTTGAAGATTACTCGTCAAGTTGGTGCAAACAAGGTAGTTATTACTGGGAATTCTCCAATGGGGTCCTCTGGGGCAAAAGAATGGATTTCTGTAACGAACCCTACTCTTTATACACTAGATGTCTTTAAAAGATCAATAGTGGAAAAAGGAATAACATTTGCCACTTCATCTAAAGTACTTCAAGGTAAAACTCCAGAAAGGGCACATACATTATTGTCTAGAAAATCCATGCCTTTGAAAGAATTAATCGTTCCATTTATGAAATTGAGTAATAATACACATGCGGAAATGTTAGCTAAGGAGATGGGAAAAGTTACATACGGGGTAGGAAGCTGGGATGCAGGTCTTAAAGTAATGCGTGAATATGGGGATTCTATAGGATTGGATAGTTCTAAGTGGAACTTTGAAGACGCATCGGGAATGTCTTATTCCAATAAAACTACTTCAGGTCAATTATCACATCTATTGTATGTTGTCCGCTCTGAGCCCTGGTATAACACATATATGAAAAGCCTTCCAATAGCAGGTGAACCTGAACGATTTATAGGTGGTACACTACGGAATCGATTAAAAATGGCACCAGCAAAAGGAAATATTATTGCTAAAACAGGGAGTTTAGAAAATATTAAATCACTTGCCGGTTATGCAAAAACCAAAGATGGAGAAACGCTAATTTTTACGATATTGACGGAAAACGCGAAAACGAGCACCATCCCAGTCATCGACCAAATTGCCACCGCGATTACTAATTTCAATTAA